One window from the genome of Salvia splendens isolate huo1 chromosome 9, SspV2, whole genome shotgun sequence encodes:
- the LOC121747789 gene encoding pentatricopeptide repeat-containing protein At2g26790, mitochondrial-like, with amino-acid sequence MLVSSIRSASRLNRFTSLQFIRLQSVPSLAHFTPYFSDSGSEDPNSTSRNDVTATNCSDNDNYLELSPCKVVQILQNMKLEPISALSFFNNLKEKGFRHDTRSYLAMIKVLCYWRMDRKLDCLFTDIINLKGEDLCFEVSELLDAMAEELKSDGPSSLLRAFDTLIKSYASLDMFDEAIDTLFATRRHGVGPCLLSCNFLMNRLVVHGKVETAVAIYRQLKNIDVEPNIYTYGIAVKAYCRMGSLEEAAEVFREMEEAGVVPDCFTYTAYLEGLCWQGLSDLAYEFLRALDAKAVPVDAYAYATVIKGFVSEKKLKDAEMLLHDMEEHRVVPNEFCYHTLIQGYCDSGDIVRALAIHDEMVFNGIRTNCSILSSILQCLKLKGMYSEAINQFVNYKKLGIYLDEVTHNVAIDALCKLGMLDDAKRLFDEMKNKKLIPDIVHYTTLINGHCLEGNIFDAEHLFEEMKTSGLRADIITYNVLAGGLSRNGLLDKVFSLLDTMKEQGLTPSSVTHNMIIEGLCITKRVEEAETYFINLGEKSIENYSCMVNCYCKSGNAIKGFKLFCRLFSQGVLISRNSCAKLIESLCSVGENKEAIKVLEIILSTDNGPNRTMYIKLIAALCSAGNMKKAQWAFDQMVGRGLTPDVVIYTIMMNGYCQRKLLQEAYALFGDMKKRHISPDIITHTVFIDGKCKRTLKMARSKKDLEGNKTVKQIASNFLLEMKDKKLKPDVICYTALIDSQCKSGNLQEAVSLFNELIEQGLLPDNVAYTALISGYCKQGNVDKAFTLMDEMKSNGIQPDDRTMVPLVQVIKDS; translated from the coding sequence ATGCTGGTTTCTTCAATCAGGTCAGCATCTCGCCTGAATCGCTTTACATCTCTCCAATTTATTCGATTACAATCAGTTCCGTCGCTCGCTCATTTCACTCCTTATTTCTCGGATTCGGGTTCCGAGGACCCGAACTCCACTTCGAGAAATGATGTTACTGCAACAAATTGCAGCGACAATGATAATTATTTGGAATTGAGTCCATGTAAAGTCGTTCAGATTCTGCAAAATATGAAATTGGAACCCATTTCTGCACTATCCTTTTTTAACAATCTCAAGGAGAAGGGATTTCGGCATGATACCAGAAGTTACTTGGCTATGATTAAGGTACTCTGCTATTGGCGCATGGACCGAAAACTGGATTGTTTATTTACAGATATTATAAACTTGAAAGGGGAGGATTTGTGTTTTGAGGTATCTGAGTTGTTGGATGCAATGGCTGAGGAGCTCAAGTCTGATGGGCCTAGCTCCCTGCTTCGGGCTTTTGACACCCTCATCAAGAGTTATGCTAGTTTAGATATGTTTGATGAGGCGATTGACACTCTCTTTGCAACTAGAAGGCACGGTGTTGGGCCGTGTTTGTTGTCATGCAACTTTTTGATGAATAGGTTAGTTGTGCATGGAAAAGTGGAAACAGCTGTTGCTATCTATAGACAGCTGAAAAATATTGATGTGGAGCCCAATATATATACTTATGGGATTGCAGTTAAGGCATATTGTCGAATGGGAAGTTTGGAAGAAGCTGCAGAGGTCTTTCGGGAGATGGAGGAGGCTGGGGTGGTGCCTGATTGTTTTACTTATACAGCTTATCTGGAAGGACTCTGCTGGCAAGGTCTGTCAGATTTAGCATATGAGTTTTTACGAGCTTTGGATGCCAAAGCTGTCCCTGTGGATGCTTATGCTTATGCTACTGTCATTAAAGGGTTTGTTAGTGAGAAGAAGCTGAAAGATGCAGAAATGCTATTACATGACATGGAAGAACACAGGGTAGTCCCAAATGAATTTTGCTATCACACTTTAATTCagggatattgtgattctggGGATATAGTTAGAGCTTTGGCCATCCACGACGAGATGGTGTTTAATGGTATCAGAACCAATTGTTCGATTCTCTCTTCAATTCTTCAGTGCTTGAAACTGAAAGGCATGTACTCTGAAGCAATAAACCAGTTCGTTAACTATAAAAAGCTGGGCATCTATCTGGATGAAGTCACACATAATGTTGCTATTGATGCTTTGTGCAAATTGGGCATGTTAGATGATGCAAAAAGATTGTTTGATGAGATGAAGAATAAGAAACTCATACCAGATATTGTGCATTATACGACCTTGATAAATGGTCACTGTCTGGAAGGAAATATTTTTGATGCTGAGCATTTATTTGAGGAAATGAAGACAAGTGGCCTGAGAGCTGATATTATTACGTATAATGTCCTCGCTGGTGGATTGTCTCGGAATGGACTTCTGGATAAGGTGTTTTCCCTGCTGGATACGATGAAAGAGCAAGGCTTGACCCCCAGTAGTGTTACGCACAACATGATCATTGAAGGCCTTTGCATCACAAAGAGAGTGGAAGAAGCTGAAACATATTTCATTAATCTGGGAGAAAAGAGCATAGAAAATTATTCTTGCATGGTGAATTGTTACTGTAAATCAGGCAATGCGATCAAGGGCTTTAAACTTTTCTGCCGATTGTTTAGCCAAGGAGTACTTATAAGTAGGAATTCATGTGCAAAACTTATTGAAAGCCTCTGTTCGGTAGGGGAAAATAAAGAGGCCATTAAAGTTCTTGAGATTATACTTTCTACCGACAATGGCCCTAATAGGACAATGTACATCAAGCTTATCGCAGCTCTCTGCAGTGCTGGAAACATGAAAAAGGCCCAATGGGCATTCGACCAAATGGTCGGGAGAGGATTAACTCCTGATGTGGTGATCTACACCATTATGATGAATGGATATTGCCAAAGGAAACTCCTGCAGGAAGCCTATGCTCTTTTTGGTGATATGAAAAAAAGGCACATTAGTCCTGACATTATAACTCATACGGTATTTATTGATGGGAAATGTAAAAGAACCTTGAAAATGGCTCGATCTAAAAAAGATTTAGAAGGAAACAAGACAGTAAAACAGATAGCTTCAAATTTTTTGCTTGAAATGAAGGACAAGAAATTAAAGCCTGATGTCATTTGCTACACAGCACTGATTGACAGTCAGTGCAAGTCAGGGAACCTTCAAGAAGCTGTTTCTCTTTTCAATGAGTTGATTGAACAAGGTTTACTACCTGACAATGTGGCATACACAGCCCTTATTTCTGGCTACTGCAAGCAAGGAAATGTGGACAAGGCTTTTACTCTTATGGATGAGATGAAATCCAACGGAATACAACCAGATGACCGCACTATGGTACCATTGGTTCAAGTAATCAAAGATTCATGA